From Patulibacter sp. SYSU D01012:
TGGGCATCATCACCCTGGCCCTCGTCGCGCACGGCTCGCTGAACGCCGTCGACCCGCAGGTGCCGCTCTGGGTCGTGATCTCGTCGGCGAGCGCCATCGCCCTGGGCACGTACTCCGGCGGCTGGCGGATCATCCGGACGATGGGCTCGAAGATCATCAAGATGGACGCCGCCCAGGGCTTCACCGCCCAAGGCTCCGGCGCCGCCGTGATCCTCGCCGCCACGCACGTCGGGTTCCCGCTCTCGACGACGCACGTCATCTCGGGCGGCGTCGTCGGCGCCGGCGCCGCCAAGCGCCTGTCCGCGGTGAAGTGGGGCGTCGCCGGCAACATGGCCGTCGCGTGGGTCCTGACGATCCCCGCGGCCGGCCTGACCGGCGCGGTGGCCTACGGCCTGTCCGCCCTCGTCGGCGGCGGGACGGTCGGTCCGCTCGTCGTGCTCGCCGTCATCGTCGTCGGCACGATCGTCGCGCTGCGCGCGCGCAGCACCCCGCCGCCGCTCGCCGAGGAGGCCGCCGCGTGAGCCCGGTCCTCGCCGAGGCGAGCAACGCCACCGGCTCCGAGATCTGGCTGCGGATCCTCGAGGTCGTCCTCTTCGGGTCCGTCGCCGGCGTCGGGCTGAGCGTCGCCTTCGCCTTCGCGCTGCGCGGCGTCGTCGCCGCCAACCAGGCGCGCCGCACCGGTGACATGGGCGGCTGGGTGCGCAACGCCGCCCTCGGGCTCGTGGCGGGCCTCGTCTGCGTCGGCGCGATCGTCTTCGCGTTCGTCGAGATCCTCGCGGGCTGACCCCTACGGCTCGAACGGCGTGAGCGCCATCCGGCGCTCCGCCACCCGCGAGTCCGGATCGACGGCCACCACCCGCAACGCCCCGTCGGGACCCGCGACCTCGCGCACCTGCCGCACGGCCTCCCGCAGCCGCGCGTGCCGGATCGCCGCGTCCTCCTCGAGCAGCGGCCGGTCGGCGGGGACGGGCGCGCCGAAGCCGTCGACCCGCAGCGCCAGCCGCTCGGCCGGCGACGGCAGCAGGTCCAGGCGCGCGCCGAGCGCCAGGCGGATGCGGTCCGGATCGCTCATCGCCTCGCGCAGCACGACGCGGTCCTGCCACGTGCCCCGCTCGACGAGCCGCGCCTGCAGCAGCAGCGACCGCAGCGGCCGGTGGGCGCGCGCCGGGTCGGCCAGGACCCGGTCGATCAGCAGCCCGAGCGCGTGCGTCAGCTGCGGGCCGGACGCCGCCTCGGGCAGCAGCAGGTCCGCCTCGATGCGGCCCCCGGCGTCGCGGGGCCGCAGCGGCGCCTCCTCGCCCCGCAGCAGCTCCTGCGCCAGCCGGCCGAGGCGCCCGAAGCGCTCCCCCACCGTGCCGGGCGGCAGTGCGGCGAGCTCGCCGAGCGTCGCGACCCCGAGCCGCTCGAGCGGCCCCACCAGCGGCGCCAGGTCGGCGCGCAGCGCCAGCACGGACACCGGCTCGCCCGCCAGCAGCCCCAGCCCCTCGCCGGGCGGCAGGACGACGGGCCGCCGCACCCGCGCGCGGCCCGCCGCCACCCGGGCGAGGAAGCGGCTCGGCGCGGCCCCGATCCGCACCGGCATGCCCAGCGCCTGACGGACCGCCCGGACGATGCCGTCGAGCGACCCGCCGTGCAGCCGCCGCAGCCCGGCGGCCAGGAACCACGCCGTGCCCGGATCCCCCTCCACGGCGCGCCCGCCGGGGCCCAGCGGCGGCGCCGTCTCGACCGCCGCGCCGATGCCCTCGAGCCGCGCGACGAGCGCGTCCCACCGCGCCTGCACCGCCACCGGGTCCGGCGGCAGCAGGCGCAGGCGCGGGCAGCGCGCGAGCGCCTCGCCGAGCGGCAGCCCGCGCCGCACCCCCGCGGCCTCGGCCGCCGGCGACACCTCGCCGATCACCGGCGTGCGCCCCGCCTCGGGCGCCAGGGCCACGGGCTCCGTCAGCAGCTCGCGCCGGCCGTCCGCCGCGACGGCGAGGGAGAAGCGCGCGAGGTGGACGCAGACGACGGACGACACGAACGCATGTTCGCACGACCGGCGGACGGCCCCTGCGGGCAGCGCCTACCCTCGGAGGATGCCCGCGGCCGCCCCCGACCTCCGCATCCGCCCGTACGCGCCGGGCGACGCCGACGCCCTCTGGCGGATCCTCCACGCGGTCTTCGCGACGGGCGAGACGTACGCGTACCCGCCCGACCTCCCGCGCGAGGAGGCCCTGACGGGCTGGACGGCGCCGCCGGCCCGGGCGTGGGTCGCCGAGCGCGACGGGGCCGTCGTCGGATCGTCCCGCGTGATGCCGAACCAGCCGGGGCAGGGCGCGCACGTCGCGAACGGGTCGTTCGTCGTCGACCCGGCGGCCGCGGGCGGCGGGATCGGCCGGGCGCTCGGCGTCCACGCCCTCCGCGCGGCGGCCGAGCTCGGCTACCGGGCGATGCAGTTCAACCTCGTCGTCAGCACGAACCGCCGCGCGATCGCCCTGTGGGAGTCGCTCGGCTTCGCGACCGTCGGCCGGCTGCCGGGGGCGTTCCGGCTGCGCGGCGAGGAGGAGGTCGACGCGCTCGTGATGTACCGCCGGCTCGACGCCCCCGCCCCCGGCGGCGCCGCGTGAGCGCGGCGCCGGACGGGCCGGTGCCCGCGGCGCCCGCGCCGGGCGAGCGGCGGCGCACGGTCCTCATGGACTTCGACGGGGTGCTCGTCCGCGACGACTCGCTCGGCGCGTTCCTGCGCCACCACGTCCTGCGGGCGCCGTGGCGGATCCCCGGCGTGCTCGTGGCCTCGTACGCCGCCGCCCCGCTCCTCGGCCCGCCGACGCTGCGGCCCCACGGGCTGCGGCTCATCGTGCGCTCGCTCCTGGCGGGCTGGGACCTGGAGGCGTTCGAGACCCGCGCCGCCGCGTTCGGCGCCCAGCTCGCCGTCCGCGACGGCGCGCTCCTCACCGGGGGCCTGGCGGCCGCGCGCTTCCACCTGGACCGCGGCGACCGCCTCGTCGTCGTGACCGGCAGCGCCGGCCCGCTCGCCCGCGCCGTCCTGGACGCCGCCGGCCTGGAGCGCGCCGAGCTCGTGGCCTCGCGGATCGGCGCGCGCCGCGGCGGTCTGGCGCTCGACCTGCACAACTACGGCCCGGCGAAGGTCGTCCAGCTCGCCGAAGCGGGCATCGCGCCGCCGTGGGACATGGCCTACAGCGACTCCCTCGCCGACCTGCCGATGCTCGCCGGCGCCCGCCGGCCCGTGCTCGTCGGCGGGGGCGCGCGCACGCTGGCCCGCGCCCGCGAGGCGCTCGGGCCGGCGGTCGTGCAGGTCCACTGGCGCTGACCGCCGCGCCGCTCACCCCGGCCGACCGCGCGCCCCGGCGGCGACGCGGCACCCCGTGCCCCCCCCCGGCCGGGACGGCCTCAGCGGCGGAACAGGTCGCCCATCCGCACCGCCAGGGACAGGTCGCCCTCGAGGTCGAGCCGGCCGTCGAGGAGCGCCGCCCCGGCGTCGAGGCGGCCGCTGACGAGCCGGAGCAGGTCGACGGACGCCAGCCGCAGGACGAGCGTCGGCTCGCGCGACGGCCCCCGCCGCGCGGCCGAGCGGACCGGACCGGCCTCGACCGTCCACGCGCGCACGCGCCCGTCCGCGTCGAGCAGGTCGAACTGCAGCTCGCCGCGGAACTCTCCCGCGTGCGCCGCGGGCCGCAGCGCCCGCGCCATGCCGCGGAAGACGACCCGCAGCGCCGGCTCGCTCGCGACCGTGCGGCGCACGAGCACCGGACCGCCGCGATCCAGGAGCGCGCCGAGCGCCTCGCCGCTGCGCCGCCGCAGCAGGCCGCCGAGCGCCTGCGCCGCGCTGGCCCGCGCCGCGGCGCTGCTGGTCCCCGCGGCCGCCGGGTCCACGCCCGCGCCCGCCTCCACCGCACCCGACACGGTCCCCAGGCCGACCACGGGCGGCGGGGCGTCGTCGGGCACCGCGTCCTCGCGCGCGAGCACGACGGTCTCGGGCGCCGCGGGCGCAGGGCGTCGCCGCCGGAGCGCGGCGACCAGCGCGGCGTCCTCGGCGACGACCGCGTCCTCGTCGTCCTCGTCGGCGCCCAGGCGCGGCAGCACGTCGCGCCCGAGCCGCTCGAGCGACGCCCGCACCGCCGCGGCCGGCAGCGCCCCGAGCGGCGGGACCAGGACGACCTCGTCGACGCCCGCGTCGCGGTAGCGCTCGAGGAGGGCGAGCACGCCATCGGGGTCGCCGACGGCGCCCCGGACGCTGCCTCCCACGCGCAGCGCCAGCGGCGCGCCGGCCGCGGCCCGCACCGGCGCCGGGTCGTAGCCGGCGGCGGTGCGCCGCCGCGCGAACTCGTCCGCCGCGCTCGTGCGGCCGGGCCGGTGGGCGCCGAAGCGGCCGAAGTGGTCGGTCAGGTAGCGGTGCAGGTGGACCGCGTCGAGCCCCTCGTCGAGCGCCGACGCCGCGTCCGCGCCCACGTGGACGGGCACGCAGACCGCCACGCCCGTCTCGATCGCGGCGCCGACGGGCTGCGCGGCGTCGGAGCGCTGCAGCCGGGCGTGCTCGCGCGCCCACTCCCCCGCCTCCTCGGGCTCCACGCCGGCCCGGACGAGGGCTCCGAGCCCGGCAAGCGCGGCGGTGCGCACGTCGTCCGGCCGGTCGCAGGCCCACCAGATGCCGGGGTGCGGCCGTTGCGCCGGACGCGGCACGACCTGGCGCACCGGCAGGCCGTCCGGGTCCTCCGCGCCCGCGAAGGGCTCCTCGGCGACCAGGCGCGCCGTCCGCTCGGCGACGGTGAGCGCGGCGCCGGCCGCGTCGGCGCGCGGGATGCGGAACGGGCCCAGCTCGATCGCCGCGGCGGGCACCGCGAACGCGAGGGCCACGCGGCCGCCGGAGAAGGCGTCGAGCGCCGCGACCGCCGCGGCCGTGCGGGCCGGGTGCTGGACGAGCGGGTGGGCGGGCAGCGGGCCCAGGCCGAGGCCCAGGCGGCGCGTGCGCGCCGCGATCGCGCCGAGCAGCGCCTCGGGCGGCCCGCCGTGGTGCAGCTCCTCCTGGAAGTGCCGCTCGGGCACCCACACCCGCCCGACCCCGAGCCCCTCCGCGCGGACGGCCAGGTCGACGAGCTCGCGCAGGCGCCGGCCGTCGGCGCCGGGCGTCCACGGTCGCGGGTGGATCGCCTCCAGCAGCAGCCCGACGCGCATCGCCCGCGGACGCTAGTCGTCCATGGCCGCCGGGTCGTGACCGTCCCGTGACCGCCGCAGCCGCCGCTGCGCGACCCGCTCGGCGTGGAACGCCCGGGCGGCGGCGGCGAGCTGCTCCAGCATCGCGTCGACGGCCGGGGACCGCCACGCACGCGCGTCCGTGGCGGCGACCACGCGGCGGAACGGCGGCCGCTCCAGGTCGCGGACGACGACGTCGTCGCGCAGCGTCACGAGCGACATCTCGGGCGCGAGGGCCACCCCGACGCCGGCGGCGACGAAGCCCTGGATCGCCAGGTAGTCGTCGCTCTCGAACGCCATCTGCGGCTCGAACCCGGCCTTGCGGCAGGCGCGCTCGAAGATCGCCTCGTCCGGCACGTAGTCGCGGCGGCCGAGGATCCACGCCTCGTCGCGCAGCTCCTCCAGGCGGATGCGGCGGCGCTCGGCCAGCTCGTGGCCGGCCGGCAGCATGACGTACATCCGGTCGTCGAGCAGGTGCCGGCGCACGAACGGGTCCTCGTCGGGCGCCAGCCCCGCCCAGCCGCCCTCGGCGCCCTCCTCGGGGTCCTCCACGAGCAGCGCCAGGTCGCAGTCGCCGGCCTCGAGCGCGCTGCGCCCGTCGGGCACCTCGAGCGGCTCGAGCGTCAGGTCGACGCCCGGGTGCTGGGAGCGGAAGCGGGCGATGGCGGGCGGCAGCAGCGTCGCCGCCGCGGTGGGGAACGCGACCATCCGCAGCGCGCCCGCCTCGCCGCCGCGGAGCAGCGCCAGCTCGGCCTCGGCGTCGGCGATGCGGGCGAGGATCGCGTCGGCGTGGCGCAGCAGGACGTCGCCGGCGACCGTCGGCCGGACCCCGCGGTGGCGGTCGAGCAGCGGCAGCGCCACCTCGCGCTCGAGCGCCGCGATCTGCTGGGAGACGGCGGACTGCGTATAGCCGAGCTCGTCGGCGGCGGCGGAGAAGGACCCCCGCCGGGCGACCTCGCGGAGCACGCGCAGACGGCGGGCGTCGAGCATCAGACGATCTTATCGGGGCGATGAAGGACTGTCGTTGTACTAATCGTGTGGCGCGCGCAACCATCACTGACGTGGCATCCGTACGTCGTTCTCTCCGTCTTCCATCCGCGCGCCTCGTGCTCGTCGCCGCCGTCGCCACCGTGTGGATCGTCTGGGGCTCGACGTTCCTCGGCATCCGGGTCATGGTCGAGACGATCCCGCCGATGGTCGGGTCGGGCGTGCGCTTCCTGCTCGGCGGCGCGCTCCTCGTCCTGCTGGTGATGAAGACCGCCGGCCCGCGCGCCTACCGCCTGACGGCGGAGCAGTGGCGCGGCAGCGCCGCCCTCGGCCTGCTGCTGGTCGCCGGCGGCGTCGGGCTGTTCGCGATCGCCGAGCACGGCGGTCTGCCGTCGTCGCTGGCGGCGCTCATCGCGTCGTCCGAGGCCGCGCTCGTCCTCGCGCTGCGCGTCGTCGCGGGCCGCGAGCGGATCTCCTCCGCCACGGCCTTCGGCGTCGGCGTGGGCGCCGTCGGCGTGATCCTGCTGCTGCTGCCCGGCAGCCGGCCGGAGGGCATCCCGATGTGGACGGCGCTGGTCGGCGTCGCCGGCTCGATCACCTGGGCGTCGGGCACGTACCTGGGCTCGCGCCTGCAGACGGCCCCGAGCCTGCTGGTCAACGTCTCGATCCAGATGCTGGCCGGTGGCCTGGTGCTCCTCACCGTCGGGCTGCTCGTCGGCGAGCAGGTGCACCCGGGCGCCTTCTCGACCCGCTCGCTCGTGGCGCTCGGCAGCCTCGTCGTCGCCTCGGTCGCGGTCTACGTCGCCTACGGCTGGCTCATCCGCAACGCCTCGCTGTCCCTCGTCACCACCCAGGCGTACGTCAACCCCGTCGTCGCGGTGGCCCTGGGCGTCCTCGTCGCGAACGAGACGCTGGGCGGCACCGCCGCGATCGGCATGGCGATCACCCTGGTCGCCGTCGCGCTGACGCTGCGCGCCGAGCGCCACGGCGCCGGGCACGCCGGCGAGGAGGACGTCGAGCTGGCGGCGCCCGCGGCGCAGCGCACGGGCGGGATGCCGGCCGTCGGCGTCGCCGACACCGGCCCCATGCCGGCGGTCGCGATGCACGACACGGGCGCCTTCGCCCGCCCCGCCCTGACGGACACGGGCACGTTCGCCCGGCCCGGCGCGTCCGACACCGGGACCATCCCGGCGGTCGGCGAGCACCGCCACCGCTAGCCGCGGCGGTCCGGCCGGCGCCGCCGGTGGCCGCTCCTGCCCGCCCGGCCGGGCGGCAGGGCGTCGCCCCGGCGGCCGCCCGGCGCGGACGCGCCCAGACGTAGACGACCCCCGCGCGAGCGGGGGTCGTCCGTAGCAGGCCGGTAAGCCGGATTCTGTCGTTGCGCAGCCATCCATCTGTGCGACCTACCTGGACCTCGACGGGCCGCCTGCAAGCGGTCCTGCTCGGTCTTGCACCGGGTGGGGTTTACCTGGCCGCCGCGTCGCCGCGACGCCGGTGCGCTCTTACCGCACCATTTCAACCTTGCCTGTGCGCCGGGCGGGGATCGCTCCCCGTCCGCCGCCATCGGCGGTGTCTTTTCTGTGGCACTTTCCCGCGGGTTTCCCCGGGTCGGCCTCCCGACCACCCTGCCCTGCGGTGTCCGGACTTTCCTCGAGCGGGTCGAGCCCGCCCGCGGCTGCGTGGCCTGCCCCCAGAAGGTACTGGGCGGAGCGGGCCGCCCGCGGCCCGGCCCGCCGGCGCCGACGCGCCCCGACCGGTCAGCGGGGAGCGCCGGCGCGGCGGCCGCGGCCGCGCGTCGGTCGTCCGCCCGGCCCGCGATCGGCGCGGCCCGGGCGGACGGCGGCGCTCAGGCCACCTTCCGCAGGACCCCCACGACCTTGCCGAGCACGCGCGCCTCCCGCGAGCGGATCGGCTCCATGTCGGGGTTCTCCGGCTGCAGCCGGATGTGGTCGCTCTCGCGGAAGAAGCGCTTGACCGTGGCGTCCTCGCCCACCAGGGCGACCACGATCTCGCCGTCGCGCGCCGTGTCCTGACGCCGGACGACGACGAGGTCGCCGGCGAGGATGCCCGCGCCGATCATCGACTCGCCGCGGATGCGCAGCAGGTACTCGCCGTCCTCGCCGCCCGCGATCTCGGGGACGGGGACGTGCTCCTCGACGTGCTCCTCGGCCAGGATCGGCGGGCCGGCCGCGACCTGGCCGAGCAGCGGCAGGCGCCGCGTCTGCCCGACGGCGTCGCGCAGGTCGTCGACCGCCTGCTCCATGCCGCGGCCGATCAGCTCGATCGCCCGCGGCTTGGAGGGATCGCGGCGCAGCACGCCGAGCTTCTCCAGGTTGGCCAGGTGGGCGTGGACCGTGGACGAGCTGGCGAGCCCGACCGCCTTGCCGATGTCGCGCACCGTCGGGGGATACCCGTTGCTGCTGGTGTAGCGACCGATGAAGTCGAAGATCTCTTGCTGGCGCTTGGTCAGGTCCATGGGGCCCGGGTGATCGAACGTGCGTTCGCCGGACCCTATCGGGACGGGCGGCGGACGTGCAACCACGTCGCCCGCGGCTCGGACGACGGTCCAGCCCGGCCCCGTCCCGGCCGCGCCGCGCCGGGAACGACGAAGGCCCCGGTCTCCCGGGGCCCTCGCTCTTCCATGCGCCAGAGAGGACTCGAACCTCCACGGGGTTATCCCCCACAAGGCCCTCAACCTTGCGCGTCTACCAATTCCGCCACTGGCGCTCTGCGGACGCAGGAGTTTAGACGGATCGTCGGAAAGCTGCGTTCTCCCCCGCGGCCCCGGCGGCGCGGGTCTTCGCGCCCTCAGCGGCGCAGCGGCGCGGCCTGGCGGAGCGCGTCGGTCGTCGCCGCGAAGCGCACCCGGCCGTCGTCGCCGGAGACGAACACGCGCCCGCCCACGACCGCCACGCCGTAGCGGCAGCGCGTCGGCAGCACGGCCGGCTCGGCGGCCGCCGAGCCGGTGCCGCCGGCGCGCACCGGCGTGCGGTCCAGGCGTCCGGAGAGGAGCCCGCAGACGAGGAGCAGCCGCCCGCCGTCGGCCGCGGCCAGGCCGAGCGGCGCGCGGCGGACCGGGCTGCGCACCGCGCCGAGCCGCGGCTGCTCGGCGCGACCCAGCCGCTCCGCGTCGGCCCCGCCGGCCCGGTCGGCGATCCAGACGGCGCCGCCGCGTCCGCGGGCCACGGCCGTCGGGTCGTGCCAGCCGCGGGATCGCCGACGCGGGGTCTGGCTGGCCGCGCGGCGCGTCGAGACCGTCACCACGCGGCCCTTCACGCGCGCGGACGGCCCGGGCGGCAGCACGCGGCCGCCGTCGCCGAGCGCCATCACGAGCCGGCCGCCCCGCGACGCGAGCAGCCCCCCGCCGACCCGCCGCAGGCCCACCTTCGGCCCGCGCCAGACGAGTCGCGGGGCGGGCAGCGAGACCTCGGCGACGACGAGTCGCCGGTCCCGCCGACGCACGTACGAGGCGAAGACGCGGCCGTCGTCGCCGACGGCGATGCCGCGGACGCCGAGCGCGGCGCCCGGACGCACGTCCAGGTCGGCCAGCACGGTCGAGGCGCCCAGCCGGCGGCCGGTCACGGGGGCGCGGCGGATCACGCCCGTGCCGCGCTCGGTCCACAGGAGCGCCCGCCCGTCGGGCGCCGCCGTCAGCGCGGTCGCCGGGTGCCGGGGACGCTGGCCGGCCGGCGGCAGCGGCACGGCGCCGGGCGCGAGCGGCAGGGCGCCCGCGGCGGGCGGCATCGGCGGGGACGGCCCGGGGGGCGCGGGCTCCGTGGCGGACAGGACGACGGCCCCCGCGGCCGCTCCCGCGGCGGCGATCCACGCCGCCGCCGTGCGACGGGTCATGAGGGGCCGGCCCGACGCCATCCCGCCTAGCGTACGCGCCGATCCGGGCGGACGCCGCGCCGCCCGGACCGGCGTGCGGCCCGCGCCGGCCGGTAGGTTTCGGGGACGGACGGCGCCCGCCGCATCCGCCGCCGAGGACCCGCCATGAGCACTCCCACGCCCGCCGAGCTCGCCGACCGCGCCCTGGCCGCCCTGGACGGCGACGGCTGGGCGTCCGCCGTCCGGGACGTGTCCGCGACCGTCGCCCTGCCGCGCGGCGGCCAGCTGCGCAGCGCCGCGGCGGAGACGGTCGCCGTCACCCTGACCGCGTGGCGGGACGGGCACGTCGGGACCGCCACGACGACCGCCACGGACGCGGACGGCCTGGCCGCCGCGGCGGCGCGGGCCGTCCGGACCGCGGAGCGCACGGCCCGCGACGCGGACGGGCCGGGCGACGCGACGCCGCCGCCCGAGGCCGACGGCGCGCCCGCCCTCGACGCGGCCGACGCAGCGACCGCCGACGCCGACCCGGGCGTCGGGATCGACGCCCTGCTGCGCGCCCGCGACGCCGCCGACGCCCGCACCCCCGTCGCCGGCCGCTGGCACGCCGGCCTCGTGGAGCGCGCCCTCGCCGCGTCGACGGGCCTGCGCCGGCAGGAGCGCACCACGGACGCGCACCTGTGGCTGCGCGCCGGCGCGGGCGGCGTGCGCTCCGCCGTCGTCGCGGAGAGCGCC
This genomic window contains:
- a CDS encoding GNAT family N-acetyltransferase, which produces MPAAAPDLRIRPYAPGDADALWRILHAVFATGETYAYPPDLPREEALTGWTAPPARAWVAERDGAVVGSSRVMPNQPGQGAHVANGSFVVDPAAAGGGIGRALGVHALRAAAELGYRAMQFNLVVSTNRRAIALWESLGFATVGRLPGAFRLRGEEEVDALVMYRRLDAPAPGGAA
- a CDS encoding haloacid dehalogenase-like hydrolase, whose protein sequence is MSAAPDGPVPAAPAPGERRRTVLMDFDGVLVRDDSLGAFLRHHVLRAPWRIPGVLVASYAAAPLLGPPTLRPHGLRLIVRSLLAGWDLEAFETRAAAFGAQLAVRDGALLTGGLAAARFHLDRGDRLVVVTGSAGPLARAVLDAAGLERAELVASRIGARRGGLALDLHNYGPAKVVQLAEAGIAPPWDMAYSDSLADLPMLAGARRPVLVGGGARTLARAREALGPAVVQVHWR
- a CDS encoding LLM class flavin-dependent oxidoreductase, which produces MRVGLLLEAIHPRPWTPGADGRRLRELVDLAVRAEGLGVGRVWVPERHFQEELHHGGPPEALLGAIAARTRRLGLGLGPLPAHPLVQHPARTAAAVAALDAFSGGRVALAFAVPAAAIELGPFRIPRADAAGAALTVAERTARLVAEEPFAGAEDPDGLPVRQVVPRPAQRPHPGIWWACDRPDDVRTAALAGLGALVRAGVEPEEAGEWAREHARLQRSDAAQPVGAAIETGVAVCVPVHVGADAASALDEGLDAVHLHRYLTDHFGRFGAHRPGRTSAADEFARRRTAAGYDPAPVRAAAGAPLALRVGGSVRGAVGDPDGVLALLERYRDAGVDEVVLVPPLGALPAAAVRASLERLGRDVLPRLGADEDDEDAVVAEDAALVAALRRRRPAPAAPETVVLAREDAVPDDAPPPVVGLGTVSGAVEAGAGVDPAAAGTSSAAARASAAQALGGLLRRRSGEALGALLDRGGPVLVRRTVASEPALRVVFRGMARALRPAAHAGEFRGELQFDLLDADGRVRAWTVEAGPVRSAARRGPSREPTLVLRLASVDLLRLVSGRLDAGAALLDGRLDLEGDLSLAVRMGDLFRR
- a CDS encoding LysR family transcriptional regulator, yielding MLDARRLRVLREVARRGSFSAAADELGYTQSAVSQQIAALEREVALPLLDRHRGVRPTVAGDVLLRHADAILARIADAEAELALLRGGEAGALRMVAFPTAAATLLPPAIARFRSQHPGVDLTLEPLEVPDGRSALEAGDCDLALLVEDPEEGAEGGWAGLAPDEDPFVRRHLLDDRMYVMLPAGHELAERRRIRLEELRDEAWILGRRDYVPDEAIFERACRKAGFEPQMAFESDDYLAIQGFVAAGVGVALAPEMSLVTLRDDVVVRDLERPPFRRVVAATDARAWRSPAVDAMLEQLAAAARAFHAERVAQRRLRRSRDGHDPAAMDD
- a CDS encoding EamA family transporter gives rise to the protein MLVAAVATVWIVWGSTFLGIRVMVETIPPMVGSGVRFLLGGALLVLLVMKTAGPRAYRLTAEQWRGSAALGLLLVAGGVGLFAIAEHGGLPSSLAALIASSEAALVLALRVVAGRERISSATAFGVGVGAVGVILLLLPGSRPEGIPMWTALVGVAGSITWASGTYLGSRLQTAPSLLVNVSIQMLAGGLVLLTVGLLVGEQVHPGAFSTRSLVALGSLVVASVAVYVAYGWLIRNASLSLVTTQAYVNPVVAVALGVLVANETLGGTAAIGMAITLVAVALTLRAERHGAGHAGEEDVELAAPAAQRTGGMPAVGVADTGPMPAVAMHDTGAFARPALTDTGTFARPGASDTGTIPAVGEHRHR
- the lexA gene encoding transcriptional repressor LexA: MDLTKRQQEIFDFIGRYTSSNGYPPTVRDIGKAVGLASSSTVHAHLANLEKLGVLRRDPSKPRAIELIGRGMEQAVDDLRDAVGQTRRLPLLGQVAAGPPILAEEHVEEHVPVPEIAGGEDGEYLLRIRGESMIGAGILAGDLVVVRRQDTARDGEIVVALVGEDATVKRFFRESDHIRLQPENPDMEPIRSREARVLGKVVGVLRKVA